In the genome of Methylomagnum ishizawai, the window AATATTGCCAGACTCACGAGATTCCTTTAAATTCCAAGATGACGGTAAGAAGAAAACCGTCAGCGGCCCGCCCCGATGGCCTGGGTGGCCGCAGCCGGATCCAACCGGCGCTAACGCCGGACCGAAACCGTAACACCGCCGGACAAAACAGGCGGATTATACACCAGCCACCAACCAGGATGCGCCCCCTGTCATGATCGACCCGGATGGCTACCGCCTCAACGTAGGCATCATCTTATGCAACGACGAGGGCCGTGTATTCTGGGCGCGGCGGTTGGGGATGCGTTCCTGGCAATTTCCCCAGGGCGGCATCAAATTCAACGAAGACCCGCAATCCGCCATGTATCGGGAATTGTACGAGGAAGTCGGACTGCGCTACCGCGACGTGAAGATCATCGCCCGCACCCGCGATTGGCTGCGCTACGACCTCCCCGAGCGCTATATCCGCAAGCATTCCTATCCGCTGTGCATCGGCCAGAAGCAACTCTGGTTCATGCTCCGCCTCCGTGCCAGCGAATCCCGCATCCGCCTCAACCGCACCGCCAAGCCCGAATTCGACCATTGGTGCTGGGTCGATTATTGGTATCCGGTCAGCGATGTGGTCTATTTCAAACGGCAGGTCTACCGCCAAGCGCTGACCGAACTCGGCAACCATCTGGCCCCCGGCAAACCCGCCCGCGCCCCCGCCGCGCCCCTGCCCACCGGTCCCCGGATCGTGGTCCAGGAAGGCTGAGCCGTCCCTTCAATAGCCCCGCGACGAGAAGTCCAAACCCTCGGGAATGTCCCGGCCCCGCCCCAGCGTGGTCTCGATGCCGCCATCGGGACGGAGTTCGATCCAGCGATAGCCGGGCGGCAGCGCGTCCAGCGCGAAATCCACTTGCAGCGGCTTGAACTGGAAACAGGTCGAAGGCGTGGCGATCATGCGGATGCCTTGGTGCATCCGGTCGATGGCTTGGTGGACATGGCCGCATACCACCACCCGCACCCGTGGATGCGCCGCCAACAGCCCGAACAAGCGGTCGGCGTCCTCCAACACCATGGTGTCCATCCAAGCGCTGCCACTGGGCACGGCGTGATGATGCAGGGCGATCAAGGCATGGCGCTCCGGGTACTGCCCGAGCAGGCTTTCCAGGAGGCGCAATTGCTTCCCGCCGAGACGGCCAAAGGGCAAGCGCGGGATGGTGCTGTCCAGGCAGATGATTTGCCAGCCGCCCACGACGAAGCTGGATTGGAACAACACCCGGTCGCCGACCAGATGTTCCTCGATGAGTTCGGGATCGTCATGGTTGCCGGGCAGGCAATAGGCCGGGCAAGGCAAGGCCCGCAAACGCTCCCGCAAGCGCCGGTAGGCCGAGGGCACCGGGTCTTGCACCAAATCGCCGGTCAGCAGGACCACGTCCGGGGATGGACCCGACGCCAAGGCGGCGCGGAGGGTATCGACGAAACTTTGGTCGGTATCCACGCCCAGCATACGCTCCCCGGCCCCGGCCAGGAAATGCAGGTCGGTGAGATGCAACAGGCGGAGGTTCCCCGGCGGTTTCGGGGCGCTGGCCGGGGCGGCAGGCGGCGAAAGGTCGGTCATCGGACTGGTCCCGTTAGGGTGGCTCGTGGGTAATTGTCGCCGCCGCGCCCTGAAGGAAGCGCCGCGCCGCCGCTATTGTATCTGGTTTGTATCCGGCCTTGCCGCGGCGGCCCGGAACCCGCGCCGCCCGCCTAGAACCTCAGGAGGGAATGCACCGGATACCCCGCCAGCTTCTCCCGCCCGCCCAAAGCCTCTAGTTCGACCACGAACCCCAGGGCCACGACCTCGGCCCCCAGGGATTCGATCAATCCGCAACTGGCCTGGGCAGTGCCGCCGGTGGCGAGCAAGTCGTCGATCAACAACACCTTGTCGCCCGGCCCCACGGCGTCGATGTGGGCTTCCAGGGAGGCCGAGCCATATTCGAGGTCGTAGCTGACGCTCTGGACGTTATAAGGCAACTTGCCGGGCTTGCGCAAAGGCACGAAACCCACGCCCAGTTCCCAGGCCGCCAAGGCACCGAAGATGAAACCCCGCGCCTCCATCCCGGCCACCGCCGTGATGTCCCGCCCCAGGAAGGGATGCAGCAGATGATGCACCGCCAAACGCAGGCTGGCCGGGTCTTTCACCAAGGGCGTGATGTCTTTGAACAGGATGCCGGGTTTGGGAAAATCCGGGATATCCCGGACCTTGGCCTTGAGCGATTCGACCGGGTTCATGCGCGTTGCTTCCCGGCGGCGATACGCGGTATGGCCTGCGCTTCGGGCATGGCTTTTTGGCGGAAGCCGTCGATGGCCGCGAAGATTCCGGCGGCGTCGAGGCCGCATTCGGCCAGGAGTTCCTCGCGGGTGCCCTGCTCGACGAAGTAATCGGGCAATCCCAGGTTCAATACTGGGTTGCGGCGTAGCCGGGCGTTCAGTAATTCGTTGACGCCACTGCCCGCCCCACCCGCGATGACGTTCTCCTCGACCGTGACGATAAGCTCGTGGCTGTCGGCCAGCTTGAGGATCAAGTCCTCGTCCAGGGGTTTGGCGAAACGCATATTGACCACGGTCGCGCCCAGCTTTTCGCCCGCCTCGACCGCCGGGGCCACCAGGCTGCCGAACGCCAGGACGGCGATGCGGGAGCCTTCGCGGCGGACCTCGGCCTTGCCGATGGGCAGGGCGGTCATCTCCTCGCGCACCTCGACCCCGCCACCCTTGCCGCGCGGGTAGCGCACCGCCGCCGGGCCGTTATGCTTGAAGCCGGTGTAGAGCATTTGCCGGCATTCGTTCTCGTCGGCGGGGGCCATCACCACCATGCCGGGCAAACAGCGCAGATAGCTCAGGTCGAAACTGCCCGCGTGGGTGGGACCATCGGGGCCGACCAAACCGGCCCGGTCGATGGCGAACAGCACCGGCAGTTTTTGCAACACCACATCGTGGATCAACTGGTCGTAGGCGCGTTGCAGGAAGGTGGAATAAATCGCCACCACCGGCTTATACCCCTCGCACGCCTGTCCCGCCGCCAAGGTCACGGCGTGCTGCTCGGCGATGCCCACGTCGAAATAGCGGTCGGGAAAGCGCCGCTCGAATTCGACCAGCCCGGACCCCTCGCGCATGGCCGGGGTGACACCCAGGAGCCTGCGGTCGCGCTCCGCCATATCGCACAGCCATTGGCCGAACACTTCCGTGTAGCTCGGCGTGCCCGGCTTGGCCTTGGGCAAATGGTCCTGGCTGGGGTCGAACACGCCGACGCCGTGATAAGCCACCGGATCGCGCTCGGCGGGCGCGTAGCCCTTGCCCTTCTTGGTGACCACATGCAGGAATTGCGGCCCCGGCGTCTTGCGGAGGTTGCGCAGGGTGGTGATGAGGGTGTCGAGGTCGTGGCCGTCGATGGGGCCGATATAGTTGAAGCCCAGTTCCTCGAACAGCGTGCCCGGCGCCACCATGCCCTTGACGTGTTCCTCGGCGCGGCGGGCCAATTCCCACACGCCCGGCATCCGGTGCTTCAGCAGTTCCTTGCCGCCCCGGCGCACGCTGGAATAGAAGTTGCCGGACAGGATTTTCGCCAAATAATTGTTGAGCGCCCCGACATTGGGCGAAATCGACATCTCATTGTCGTTGAGGATCACCAAGAGGTTGGCGTCGAGCGGACCGGCGTGGTTCATCGCCTCGAAAGCCATGCCGCCGGTCATGCCACCATCGCCGATGATGGCGACGGCGTGGGTGTCCTTCTTGTCCAGGGAAGCGGCAATCGCCATCCCCAGCGCGGCGCTGATGGAGGTGCTGGAATGGCCCACGCCGAAACAGTCGTAGGGGCTTTCATCGCGGTTGGGGAAGGCCGAGAGACCGTCCTTCTTGCGGATGCTGGGCAGGCGCTCGCGGCGTCCGGTGAGGATTTTGTGCGGATAGGCCTGGTGCCCCACATCCCAAACCAGCTTGTCCTCCGGCGTGTTGAAGACATAGTGCAAGGCGATGGTCAATTCCACCGTACCCAACCCCGCCGCCAGATGCCCGCCGGACTGGCTCACGCTGTGCAGCAGGAAAGCCCGCACCTCTTCCGCCAAACGCGGCAATTGGTCTTCCGGGAGGTTGCGGAGATCGGCGGGTCCGGTGATGGAGGGGAGCAAGGAATAGCTGTTCGGATGATTCATGGGGAATTCTTAAGTCGGGAAACGGGACCGGACGGAACGCCGGTCCCAGGTGGGTCGCGGCGGCGGAAACAAGCTCGGGGCCATTATGGAACCGCGCCCCAGGGCTTTCAAGAAAGGCCGTTCCGCCGCCGTGGGCCTAGTTGCGGCGCTCGATGATGAACAGCGACAAGGCCCGCAGCAGGTCGGCTTCCGCGCCGAAACCGGCGAGGCTGGCCAGCGCCTCCTCGTGCAATTCCTGGGCTTTCTCCTTGGCCCCGTTCAGCCCCAGGAGGGCCGGATAATTCGGCTTGTTGTGATCGCGGTCCTTGCCCTGGGTCTTGCCGAGGGTCTGGGTGTCGCTCTCCTCGTCGAGGATATCGTCCTTGATCTGGAAAGCGAGGCCGATGCACTTGGCGTAATGGTCGAGTTTGTCGGCGGCGGCCTTGTCGTGCGGCACCTGGGCCAGGGTCGCCAGCTTGACGCTGGCCCGGATCAAGGCGCCGGTCTTGCGGATGTGCATGTTTTCCAGGCTGGGGAGGTCCAAGGTAGTGCCCACCGCGTCCAGGTCGATGGCCTGCCCCCCGACCATGCCATAGGAACCGCTGGCGCTCGCCAGGGTTTCGATCATGGCGAGGCGGTTCTCCGCCGGAACCTGGAGGTTGGGATCGTGGGCCAGCACATGGAAGGCCAGCGCCTGCAAGCCATCCCCGGCCAGGATGGCGGTAGCCTCGTCGAAGGCGACATGGCAGGTCGGCTTGCCACGGCGCAGGGCATCGTCGTCCATGGCGGGCAAGTCGTCGTGGATCAGCGAATAGACGTGGATGAATTCCACCGCCGCGGCCGGGCCGTCCAACAGGTCCAAAGGCAAGTCCAAAGCGATCCCGGTGGCATAGGTCAACAAGGGCCGCAGCCGCTTGCCACCGCCCAGCGCGGAATAGCGCATGGCTTGGTGTAGCCGTTCCGGCATCCGGGTCGCGGCGGGGAGCCTCGCGTCCAGCGCGGCTTCGGCGCGGGTCTGGCAGGCCCGCATGAAATCTTGCAAAGCGTTCTCAGGATTCATCGGTAAAGGGTTTCAGTAGGGGTTCGCCGTTCTTTTCCAGCAATACGCGGACTTTTTGTTCCGCTTCGCGCAGGGCGGCTTGGCTGGTGCGGGTGAGCTGCACGCCGCGCTCGAACA includes:
- a CDS encoding adenine phosphoribosyltransferase — translated: MNPVESLKAKVRDIPDFPKPGILFKDITPLVKDPASLRLAVHHLLHPFLGRDITAVAGMEARGFIFGALAAWELGVGFVPLRKPGKLPYNVQSVSYDLEYGSASLEAHIDAVGPGDKVLLIDDLLATGGTAQASCGLIESLGAEVVALGFVVELEALGGREKLAGYPVHSLLRF
- the ispA gene encoding (2E,6E)-farnesyl diphosphate synthase — its product is MNPENALQDFMRACQTRAEAALDARLPAATRMPERLHQAMRYSALGGGKRLRPLLTYATGIALDLPLDLLDGPAAAVEFIHVYSLIHDDLPAMDDDALRRGKPTCHVAFDEATAILAGDGLQALAFHVLAHDPNLQVPAENRLAMIETLASASGSYGMVGGQAIDLDAVGTTLDLPSLENMHIRKTGALIRASVKLATLAQVPHDKAAADKLDHYAKCIGLAFQIKDDILDEESDTQTLGKTQGKDRDHNKPNYPALLGLNGAKEKAQELHEEALASLAGFGAEADLLRALSLFIIERRN
- the dxs gene encoding 1-deoxy-D-xylulose-5-phosphate synthase; this translates as MNHPNSYSLLPSITGPADLRNLPEDQLPRLAEEVRAFLLHSVSQSGGHLAAGLGTVELTIALHYVFNTPEDKLVWDVGHQAYPHKILTGRRERLPSIRKKDGLSAFPNRDESPYDCFGVGHSSTSISAALGMAIAASLDKKDTHAVAIIGDGGMTGGMAFEAMNHAGPLDANLLVILNDNEMSISPNVGALNNYLAKILSGNFYSSVRRGGKELLKHRMPGVWELARRAEEHVKGMVAPGTLFEELGFNYIGPIDGHDLDTLITTLRNLRKTPGPQFLHVVTKKGKGYAPAERDPVAYHGVGVFDPSQDHLPKAKPGTPSYTEVFGQWLCDMAERDRRLLGVTPAMREGSGLVEFERRFPDRYFDVGIAEQHAVTLAAGQACEGYKPVVAIYSTFLQRAYDQLIHDVVLQKLPVLFAIDRAGLVGPDGPTHAGSFDLSYLRCLPGMVVMAPADENECRQMLYTGFKHNGPAAVRYPRGKGGGVEVREEMTALPIGKAEVRREGSRIAVLAFGSLVAPAVEAGEKLGATVVNMRFAKPLDEDLILKLADSHELIVTVEENVIAGGAGSGVNELLNARLRRNPVLNLGLPDYFVEQGTREELLAECGLDAAGIFAAIDGFRQKAMPEAQAIPRIAAGKQRA
- a CDS encoding RNA pyrophosphohydrolase, with product MIDPDGYRLNVGIILCNDEGRVFWARRLGMRSWQFPQGGIKFNEDPQSAMYRELYEEVGLRYRDVKIIARTRDWLRYDLPERYIRKHSYPLCIGQKQLWFMLRLRASESRIRLNRTAKPEFDHWCWVDYWYPVSDVVYFKRQVYRQALTELGNHLAPGKPARAPAAPLPTGPRIVVQEG
- the cpdA gene encoding 3',5'-cyclic-AMP phosphodiesterase; its protein translation is MTDLSPPAAPASAPKPPGNLRLLHLTDLHFLAGAGERMLGVDTDQSFVDTLRAALASGPSPDVVLLTGDLVQDPVPSAYRRLRERLRALPCPAYCLPGNHDDPELIEEHLVGDRVLFQSSFVVGGWQIICLDSTIPRLPFGRLGGKQLRLLESLLGQYPERHALIALHHHAVPSGSAWMDTMVLEDADRLFGLLAAHPRVRVVVCGHVHQAIDRMHQGIRMIATPSTCFQFKPLQVDFALDALPPGYRWIELRPDGGIETTLGRGRDIPEGLDFSSRGY
- the xseB gene encoding exodeoxyribonuclease VII small subunit — its product is MAKKAPNFEESLAELEQLVDRMEQGDLPLEEALKLFERGVQLTRTSQAALREAEQKVRVLLEKNGEPLLKPFTDES